Genomic window (Culex pipiens pallens isolate TS chromosome 3, TS_CPP_V2, whole genome shotgun sequence):
cataacattattgtacttttggtaaacttttaaataacatgcttaggttcaaaacattgtaacaaaacaccgcgacagaagaaatagcaacagattaacacGACACAACATTAGGCaggatttcaggagaaaacaatacactgtaaataacaataagttttcgaattcaaactaaaataaaacagttcttgctttaatgaaaattgttaggcacactataaatggttaggcgcttatacttacatcaaaccctacgtaatgtaccacccccggccgagttaaaatgcgtaaccggaaaagaaggtgtgcatgcctggcacgaacactcaaagcgtgttctagcgtgctgctcgtactgactcagagcaagggtgagatgtaggtgtaagggcagtgcgtgttcgtcgggaacctggtgcataagatcggtcaaggcccgttcttacactgaaaattgcgaattgcgaattgcgaattaaaaaacagatttttttttaaacttgttgtatcaaagtctcagtcaagacctggaataagatgattccaataaatccgacagattttttaacgtttttaatgggttataacgagcatttccttagcttgttacacttgccccactttcccctagaggagtgtttttggtttttcttgTGTTGTAAATGAGCGatagaaaaaactatcatttgatgatttcTGCACTAATAGACATAAAGCAGAGTTCGCTTCTTTTATCTCGTGATTGCCAGCATGCGCATTCTCTTTATATGGCTCCTTCCCTTTTCACTCGTTCACGAACACTCGCCGAAGATTCTTTTGTCTTATCGGAAAACCGCAATGAAAGAACGCGACAGGGGGATTGGGAATCGACCACGCATCACGCGCAGCTAAACTGcatttgcaaattttgttttgtggcggcttttgtagCTACGCTCTGTTGAGGGAAAATGATTGTTAATGCAGGAatgagagagagaaaaagagaatgTCACACAGGATAGAGACCGACAATTATTTTTGCTGAGAATTTTTGTGGAAGTTGGAAGATGAGATTTCAGTCATGATAATTGTAGTCTCTGAgatctgaaaagttgaaaaaggcCGAGAATTTGCCAAAATCTTTAATAAATCAGGAATCCAAGCATAAAAGTTAGAATTGTTTTTCTTCTAatgtttgattgttttttttttaatattttgtacaatttttaatttaattcatcAATATAGTCATAGAATTTATACCGTGGACATAACTTCAATTTCGGCGTCGAGTTCATGGCGGTTTAGCTAATATTTAGCGTTATTAGAATTAATATTatgtatttgatttaaaaaaaagtttaaggtgCCGTCAAAGGAATTGTCATTAGGTCAATGTGATTTTTACGGATTTTGCAACTTCTCaagttcttctcaatgaaacataattctgttcaaagtgCTGTGTAGGGGACATGCTAGTAACATTTTACTACAAAAAATCACGTTCCTGAAACACATCCTGTCATTTTCGCAGCTTTCTAAACTTGAGATACGTTTTGGGCCAAAAATGGCTTTCAAAACACCAACCTTTTGATATATAGTTTTTAAATTGCACCAAAagtaattaatttaattgaaagtaagttcatatttttttttactcagaAACTAGTTAAACTAGCTGAattcattttttgtgaaaagattCAAAATCCTCTTCCTCTCCTCTATTCaaaattgttagattttcgtctgtcAGATTTTTTAAACGGTGCctgtccagttttttttttaaattttaacccattaaccaatttaacaatttaggcctttaaaatatgttaaatgAGTTTGTCGCTTTAAAACATCGCATTCTTATTAAACTGGATTTagctttgaaataaaatttaaaacaataaaacctgggtgatgaatagagattatgcgtaacgtgattttcgcaTGGTAACTAACTACATaataattctagagtaaattgtcaaaacaacctatgagtcataaGTTTCCTTTTTTTGGTAAGAATTGCCTTTTATTTGACGTTCTGAAAAAGTCGGTAATtccaaaatgggatttgagtggccaccctgctgAATTACTgtacagcccagactcgattatccgaaggtttgtatgggacttcgaaaaatcgaataattaaaaaaaaagttttttcgtatttttcgtattttcaaatttgagttctgcgacccgattttagtcaaaatttaatattcgATTGTCTTTTAAGATAAACGTTACTTACTTAAtaatggttggtgccttcctcacatttagagggtagtgctatccaaaatagatacaaatgGGCGGACCATTCAGTGTTCAACTTCAACTTGATtccttattcataccatcagattgggtagtcagatcttcataattcaggacataggggcagggggggcagaatggtccgcctaagtaaaatgcgccaaaaaccatagaaaaacataaaaaatatgaattcagtgtagtaggcttatgctttgggatgttcccttcaatgttgtatacttggttgatgaaaattttgagcttagaactatttttgagccactttaaaaaaaaagttttttcgactacttttccagggtgcggggcagaatggaccaccctgtggggcagaatgggccaccttagaaaacaagccatttcgtctaatacaacgttgaagggagataagaaatgacttaagggacctttctaacatagtttccatgaagttagacaacttttataaaaatagtcacttaacaaaacaaacatttttgaaaatagtgttaaaatgttgaaataagacactatttttacaaataagcatcaaaacaagtaaaaaatcaactaatgttgcattaaacgtgatttgtgaagctacaaggagtgaaataatccatttagctcaaatttcgtgacttttgattgtttttataaggcaggaaaagggtggtccattctgcccccaagtggaatttaatttaacacttccaccaccaagcctctaaatgatttgaaggttccgttgttgtttgtttaccttggtagtaacctctagtaacattataagcattgaacaaactttttcaaacaatcatacttttcagaaagcttatttagaaacctcgaaataaacaacatttgcgtggttttgtcaattatttacatttttgctcataattcgaaaaatacaatgaattcaaacgtcgttttcggtatggtgatgttatttgacgtcctttataagacccttgccttacagttggtctaaatccattctaaagtcCAAAACcaaaggtggcccattctgcccccctggtccattctgcccccctgcccctatatgtgcttataacttttgatagcgttgtcagatctttaatctatcgaactcgttgaaaaggtccttTAATTACCTTTACAACGaaaggtcgcatgatagatccgaacaacgttttcataaaattatctcAGATCCggtctctaaaaagttcataaataacacttaagtgctaataacttttgatagggttgtcagatctgcaatctatagaactcgttgaaaaggtcttttgattacctatccaacgacaagtcgcatgatagatccggacaacgttttcatcaaaatatatgacaTCCGGCCTCCGGAGGTCAAATTacgaatttcgtttttcgagatatttttgTAGCCTTTCTTCagaaaggtgaggaaggcaaaaatgcattttttaaatatgtgattaaggccattttggccgccatcttggattttaaaattctaaatcattttagagcagattatgggtcatacttaagttcgttcataaaaaatatgacagcgaaaaataaaaatgtgagaTTCGATTagccgaagtgaaattttcccaagaccttcggataatcgagtctggtctTATACATTTTGGCAACACCATTTATGACATGACCATTTATGACACttatattaatttaatattttttatcaaatcatGATCGATCTAAGCTGAAAAAAACAACCTGAAATCATTCAATAAAAGGGAAACTTTACGAAAAATAAGTTAtccttcgtcaaaaaaaataattattatcttttaaatacattttgttaaaatttactgaTTTGGTCAAAAATGGAATGGCATTCATGAGATTTCAAATTGATTCAATAGTTCCTGAGATAACATGATCTGAACTTTGGACGCTATTTTACTATTTTGCACTCAAAAACTCATTATTTTACTATCAAAggctttatctcagcaactgtttgtccaatattaaatgttttttaaccaaatttagATGATATTCTCCTGTATAAAACGGTCAAGTTTATAGATCAACTAatcatgtaattttttatttatttcctcTCGacgattaaaaataaacatgtttttccaaagaattggcaacactgccagatGTTTTTGACAGGCCTTTGTTAATGCTCAAAATACGATCCGTTatccaaaaatgttattttatcaaTATGGTTATTTTacgcaattcattttttttgagattttttttttcatcatacgCATATCGATTATAATACCGTTCTCAAGGAACCTTTGCTAGAATATTTTGACATCATTTTGTATAtatagctgtcaaaattgtacgaaattttgtatggtcCATCTAATGATGAAAATTTTCTGTTCCAGCCATAGAAGAGTATACTCACTTGAAGTAGTTCAGATGCTCCTCGTTGCACAGCCCGCTGAACGGGTTGATCTGCAGCGTGTAGTTGTCCATCGCCGAGTACTCAAACAGGCCGTAGTACGGGTTGAACATCTCCTTGGACAGCAGGTAGAACCACTCGCGCGCCAGCCCACCGTAATCCAGGCCCGCTTCGCCCTCAAACTCCACCCACAGCTTCGTCTTGAGCAGGTCCACCTTGGTGACCGAGTTGATGATCCGGTACGAGTCCTCCAGGATCGACGTCCGCCGGATCTTGATGTCGATCTTGTTCGGGACGTTGGCCTGCAAAAAGGACAAACCTTCGAGATCACTTCTTCTTTTGAGAACACTTCAAAGCAACCCACCGGCTTCTTCAGCTGACTCTTGAGATATTCGTACTTTTGCTTGTAGTCGCGCGAGTACGGCACCGCCTGGCCGGCGATCTTCGGATTGGACAACCGCGGGTCGTCCCACTGGGTCGTCCGCGTGTTGTGATCGATGAAGAACGTCCGGCCGTCGTTGTGTACCCGCTCCTCCCAGCCCTCCGGCAGCGGGCCCAACTCGTCGTCGTGTGACCGCGCCCCGCCGGAAGCGGCTCCCGTCGCCGAAACGGGACTGGCCGCGGCCAGCTGATTGTTGTTGAGCGCACCCGCCGCGCCCATTCCCGGAATCGGGCTGGCGACGCCCGTCCGCGGGTCGACCCAGGACGTTTTGCGGTTGATGTGGTCGATGAAGAACATCCGCCCGTTGGCGGCACTCTGCATGGACCAACCGGCCGGGAGACCGTCGGCGGCGACGGCCGGAGTTCCGGCGGGTGTGCTGGGTGAACTGTTTGGTGATGGAGCGGAAGCGGGAGTTGGTTGACTGTTGTCCGTTGTCGTCTGGAAGAGGAGACAAATAATGTTGGTATAAGTTAGGGGTGGAAAGTGTTTCAACACCAATAACtaattatttgttaaaaaagttAGTCAATCCGACTCTAAACtctaattttatgtaaaaacattgtttaaatttGATCATCACAGACTACAGATCTCCATTACATTTGTGCTTTGTTCCACAATTAAGACAGTGAGCATAAGAGCAACTCTCATTTCTCTCTCGTTATCATTGCTCTTCTCCCGTGTGCTTCGAGAGAAGAGCAATGATAATGAGAGAGAAATGAGAGTTGCTCTTTTGCTCACTGTCTTAAACTTAGAACAAATTacggtgttttttgttttatttgttagtATTATTACAATAAACGGTTAGTAGTAAAGCGGACAGAAAAATATTAGAACACCCTAAACAACGTGTCAAAGTGCCCTCAACCAGGTTCCAACTGGGGCTTTCCGAGAGGACCGACTTCAACCTACACCAAGCGACCGcaagaaaatccaaaaatcgctataaaaaatcacaaacctCTCGACTTCCGGCTTCTTCGCCAGTTCCACCACCACTATCGTTAACCTCCGGAGCAGGAGTTGGTGTGGTCGCGGGAGATGATGGAGCCGACGACGGGGGCAGCGGCGGGGCCGGACGGGTCGGACGACTGCCGTTGGAGAGGAGCGACGTGGCCGACGGGGACGGGGACACGCCACCTCTTTCAAATTGATACCGTGAAACAAAGGGGGGATTTGTGTGTGAGAATTTAGTTtgtcaaacttttgttttggcAAATAATCAACCTGTTACTGTTGTTGGCGTTGGTTCCGGAGGTGTTTAGCGACGTGACGGATCCGCTCGGCGAATGGTCCAACCTTGTGTTGATGTCTGAGGTGATGCTTATTGTGTCCTGTGTAGAGTGTAATGTACAAACGAAATCGATGAAATTTTGGGCGGAATCGACGGGCTTAGGGCAACaattgggtattttttttttaatatttgagtatttctcaaaagataacaatattttttcaatttaactcCAAATAccataaaactaaaattgtaaatttaacgATCAGATGAACAGCATTggtctttagaaaaaaatgtccgAACTCCGAACAATTATTATTGTCCGCCTTCCATGataagggtttgttcaaatattacgtccagagattttcgggatttcagacccccccccccctcccccctgtcacgcacttttcctatacctttaacatgggctgtcacaaaccctagacccccccccctccccctattcacggacgtaatttttgaacgaaccctaaCAAATATacgaattaaggaatttagaacttatgtaaattaaaaaataataataaaaaatctaaagaaatgaAGAATCAAatgataaaattaattaattagaggatttaagaattaaaaagttttaaagttttagaaattaagaattcaataattttagaattttaaaattaaagaatttcagaatgatatctaaaattttttaactccagaattttatgatatttattattatataaaacaagccttacccgacaaacttcgttttgccttttttcgtttgttgacgttttaaacttttttgcttattcagcctcctgtgatcaaaatttgattttacgtaacttttcccatacaatctgcagattttccggaatcgattgcagagtggccaaagttgtatttttttgacgtaagaaccttccttggacttatacgaacccaacgtaacaaagagcacctcgatccgaccttccgtgttgaattgattcgcgttcgaacaaaaccgtcgaaattttttatatatatagattagaatttaaaaataatgtgttTTTACAGTTCAGAATTTtctgagttttaaaattttagaatttcaaaatttaggaattttcaatataacaaaatttaaaattttaataaattactatttgaattttggaaattcaaaattttaaaattttgaagtttagtaACTTGATGAatctaagaaattttgaatctcagaattttaaaatttaagaaattcggAATTCTAGAATTTGAGAATCTTGtaggattttaaaaatataaaattaagtcTTAGAATTACAATTTTccgcatttttgtatgaccaatcTCAccacccagacccaatgtcacccctgatgacggaatATTCGGCTTGGTCAtataggattttagaatttttaaacttcagaatttaaaaatctaacatttttttcgaatgaagttaattatttttttttatttcaaaacattagaatttattatttttttagaatttaatagttcaagaattttagaattttagaatttgagcgTTTAAGAATTTAGGAGTTAAGAATCAAAGAATTTCCACAtcgccgcacatcgttgatgtcgaaacctctaaactgggccctcgtcctgtcacgtccgtcagtagtcttgtcgtacattacaactagaatcagatctgccaatgaattagtacacttcgaccaaataaacactgacgctgtatggatctgactctagaataaatgcacagttgtgtgttattcataagtccaaaatgttcaattattcatttaagtccaaattttcatttgcggataactacctaacttgaattgaatacaagatttaaagtaacctatccgaaagctactcttatctcaaatccccgacattttaattaatagccaaaaaaacgtttcttttaaaacctgtctggcttcttttaaaaaaacaaaacaaaatgaataacagttcatattttacaagtcgtgaattgaaaaagagacgaccatttgatcgtcagaattccagtagatcctcgattcgcaacaatggtcgatacaatcataatccgacaaccgttagttcaacagatcaacgaacttagtccgatatcatttcactattgattgatcgagactctacgaaaattttgacaaatcataatggtttttatgctacttgaatgaaaatcatcgattctgatagaattactaaaatcACTataactaattttgtccctaaataactaaaggcaaagtataaaaagtataaaatcaacaaaaactaaattttaaaaaacccgcatcctaacctgacacccacattaagatagggaaaaatcacatatgtagcggttcattgtacaaatgtgatatttccactatcggagaacctccttgtctcgatgacagcttaccggccatcgattaagccctgagactgcgccaaagtgggttctcgcagcatgaagtggtgtccatgtgtaaaaatggaagcttcagcaatatactgaacacttcgattttagttccacatcgaatcaaatcatactctttgccaaacaagcatcaaacctatgatactcattatgacaaagcccagggaagaatcaaagaatttagaaatttcagaattttattatttcaaaatttaggaaattcaaaattttagaaatattttagaatttgtataatttcagaattttggaaattaagaTAGTTAGAATTTTAGGTGTAGTGGTAAGCGTGTTCGCCTCTCACCTCAGTttgcctgggttcaatccccgTCGACTTCGGTTGGCATTTTTCCAGACgcgatttgtctgatcacgccttccgttggaTGGGCCAAAaattcttaaccctctacaacccaaccccgcctttagcttcgatttaaaaaatcgccaaaaatccatttttcaaccaatttttgatctttaaaaagcattggaaagaagaactcaattttagaaaatgtatgggttggaagttttacttgtttaatgtgacttcgccaatgtttttaaaaatttcatttttttagtggtcaactttggctgtgtttttcactatcATTTCCTAgactttaagtaaaaagaagtaagtagtaatttttctagtgccccagactatgcctctacgcatttatttacaatttaaatgataatggtgccattttatagcagaaaatgtgaaaaacatgcaaaaattgaaaaagttactgtaaaaacatgaaaaaattagataggcaaaatgtaatgataggaggtgggagaataggccaaatactaccaaaaacaaacataaacttaacaaaataaatgcatattaaaatactaaaaatgaaacaagaaaaagataaaacaagagaagtaaagtttttcttagaacaaaatttgctcaaaatgacctcctaaacacgggaaaaataaaaattttcgaaaaaaaattgggcagtagagggttgaaagattgtgatttttttttggttgaactgAATTCCTCTCAAAAGTATCTCataatttttgagcaaaaatgaCCATACAAATGTGAGGCAGGCCCCAACCCCCTTCAAGTGAATTGATATATTCACTTCGTTTAAAAATAGATCAAGCTGCAATCCTTTGGCTAAGCCGCTCTAAGTAAAACCGCGTCACAACGCTCAATCACTGTATTAATTAACTAAGCAAATTCGCTTGGGGCACCCTCCACTTCACCAACACTGCCGGCAATCTctgtgtgtgcgcgcgcgcaAAAGTTGTTATCAGCCACGCTCGACCATCGAAATGCCCACTTCTAATTAATCGCCTTGTTACGACTAAGCAAGATGAAGCTGCTACGGTGAGTAACCGACTTGATTTGTTTTTGATTAGTTCTAATTCGTGGATATTTCGGGGCaggtttttgattttgatcGCGCTCGGAACCTTGGCAAAAGCTCAAGTTAAGAACCACGTGTGCGTTCCGAGTGGGTACAGCCGGATTTGCCTGTTGGAGGACATTTACTACGAACGCAATGGGACGACAGCCCACGTCTTCCCGGAGAAGCAGAACCACGTACGAATTGGAAGATTCGGAAGCTGGTTGAATAAGCATTCCCATATTCCGTATTTTGACGCTGGGTTGTACCTTATGCTTGGGAAACCGCCCATTTTGGAAGCGATAAACGTCGGCATTGAGACGCTGGACATTCTCACAACGCTCAAGCATGGCAAATTTGCGGCTAACAACATTCGGACAACCTGGGTTACCGGGTACGAAGACGACAATACTGAACCTTCGCTGGTCTATCTGGACCTGTCCCAGAATTGGATGCGTCAATTCCCAAACGGAATCGGTAAGCTGGTGAACCTTGAAGTCCTCAACCTGGGCAGCAATTCGCTCGATACCATCCCACCAAACACCCTGACCAGACTCACCAAGCTGAGGATCGTCAACCTGTTCTTCAACAACCTGCATCAACTCTCCACGGAGCTATTCCCGACCAGCCTCACCCACCTGGATCTGTACTACAACAACCTCGCCCAGCTAGAATACGCCAATTTGCACTTCCCCGCCCTGGAAATCCTCAACCTCGAACGGAACCACCTCAAGCAGATCGACGCTCCGGCGCTAATTCTGGCCATGCCCGCGCTCAGAACCGTCGGCATCTCCGGCAACCCTATCGGCGAAGACGAGCTTCGGACAGCGCTGGGCGTGTTCCAGCGCCATAACATCACCTTCCGGAACGATGCGGACGAGGAGGCTTGTTTTCACGACGAAAACACCGTGGAAGGGGTTTGCCTGCCGAGGAGCATTGCCGAACAGATGGGAGTGGCGCAGGCCGTCGTGTTCACCGTGATGGTGGTGATGGTCGGGGTGGTGTTTGTGCTGGTCAGCCGGTGGGTGCTGCGGGAGATGAATAAGTAAGAAACAAATCTTCTTATTTTTAATGTCCTCAACATAAGGTTAACTTAGGGCTCATcgataaaccacgtggcctatTTAGAACTGATTGAATAAATgtattgttaaaaaaagcaaacttTCAGTTCTCAGCGACTACAATTATCATGCCCGAAATCTCATCtcccaacatttacttccctttcTTTCCGTCGCGAAATTCTCAGCAAAAAGAATTGCCAGTCTCTATCTCGTGTTTACACAATCCCGTGTGACATGCTCTTTTTCTCCCTCATTCCCACATTCACAATCATCCTCCCTCAACAGAGCGTAGCCACAAAATCCGCAACAAAGCATAATTTtccaacgcagtttaacgggacgtaaaAGTAAAATTAGGAAAAGAGAAAGAGTGATAGAAAGAGAATACTCTTGCTGGCAATCACGAGAtacaagagcaattctctacaaaatcggtctctccaaaaaaaaaaaattgtatgctttcggtatgcctacacagcaaaaaatttctctgtaaaattgcatgcaaaagcatgcacatcacctttgagtgcaaaagcatgtaatattttaTGAGAAAACATGTACACAAAATGCATGTACggaagagaaaaaaatagatttgcaCTCCCCAAAAATATCATCAATCCGGTGGGAGTCATATCCAGCATacaaagtccgcgccccaaccctctcggc
Coding sequences:
- the LOC120413653 gene encoding uncharacterized protein LOC120413653, producing MKLLRFLILIALGTLAKAQVKNHVCVPSGYSRICLLEDIYYERNGTTAHVFPEKQNHVRIGRFGSWLNKHSHIPYFDAGLYLMLGKPPILEAINVGIETLDILTTLKHGKFAANNIRTTWVTGYEDDNTEPSLVYLDLSQNWMRQFPNGIGKLVNLEVLNLGSNSLDTIPPNTLTRLTKLRIVNLFFNNLHQLSTELFPTSLTHLDLYYNNLAQLEYANLHFPALEILNLERNHLKQIDAPALILAMPALRTVGISGNPIGEDELRTALGVFQRHNITFRNDADEEACFHDENTVEGVCLPRSIAEQMGVAQAVVFTVMVVMVGVVFVLVSRWVLREMNK